Proteins encoded within one genomic window of Ideonella dechloratans:
- a CDS encoding flavin reductase family protein, protein MRQSVDLAKCYRLLNHGPTVLVSARHAGRANVMAAAWCMPLDFDPPKVAVVLDKNTFTRGLLEASGHFALCVPCAGQVDLVERLGSTSGREEDKFAHPDLQLIDEPAARSPLVAGCVAWLDCVRLAEPVIEGRYDLFLGQVQAAWADDAVFRNGHWEFEGAPDALRTLHHVAGGHYLTIGRPLDAR, encoded by the coding sequence ATGCGCCAAAGCGTCGACCTCGCCAAGTGCTACCGCCTGCTCAACCACGGCCCCACCGTGCTGGTGAGCGCCCGCCACGCGGGCCGCGCCAACGTGATGGCGGCGGCCTGGTGCATGCCGCTGGACTTCGACCCGCCCAAGGTGGCGGTGGTGCTGGACAAGAACACCTTCACCCGCGGGCTGCTGGAAGCCTCGGGCCATTTCGCCCTGTGCGTGCCTTGCGCCGGCCAGGTGGACCTGGTGGAGCGGCTGGGTTCCACCAGCGGCCGCGAGGAGGACAAGTTCGCCCACCCGGACCTGCAGCTGATCGACGAGCCCGCTGCCCGCTCCCCCCTGGTGGCCGGCTGCGTGGCCTGGCTGGACTGCGTGCGCCTGGCCGAGCCGGTCATCGAGGGGCGCTACGACCTCTTCCTGGGCCAGGTGCAGGCGGCCTGGGCCGATGATGCGGTGTTCCGCAACGGCCATTGGGAATTCGAGGGCGCACCGGACGCCCTGCGCACCCTGCATCACGTGGCCGGTGGCCACTACCTGACCATCGGCCGCCCGCTGGACGCCCGCTGA
- a CDS encoding IS110 family transposase yields MAEITRSAVARVGVDLSKRVFQVHAVDRGGRVLVAKPMSPERFFVWCAELPAGCLVAMEACGGAHHVARRLRLLGLDARLIAGHFVTPYRMAGRSGKNDANDAAAICEAAGRPHMRFVPVKTAAQQGQLAVHRLREGFKEERTALINRIRGLLTEFGLVFPQSPEALRKVLAEVIEDGANELPGVARLALQRAHLHWIDIDLQMAWCDERIASHVRSDDRAKAAATLQGIGPVTASALVASVGDFSQFDNARQFGAWLGLVPSQNSTGGKACLGRITKRGDDYLRTLLIQGAKSAVMSAGKRTDRISLWLVQLKERVGWQKAVVALANKNARILWAVLTRGVAFNPDHIPEPPAARCCLRPQPAA; encoded by the coding sequence ATGGCGGAGATTACACGCAGCGCGGTGGCGCGGGTAGGGGTGGATCTGTCCAAGCGCGTGTTCCAGGTGCATGCGGTGGATCGCGGTGGCCGAGTGCTGGTGGCCAAGCCGATGTCGCCCGAGCGATTCTTTGTCTGGTGTGCCGAACTGCCTGCGGGCTGTCTGGTGGCGATGGAAGCCTGCGGTGGCGCACATCATGTGGCACGCCGTCTGCGTCTGCTGGGCCTGGATGCGCGGCTGATCGCCGGGCACTTCGTCACGCCTTACCGCATGGCCGGACGCAGCGGCAAGAACGACGCCAATGACGCGGCGGCGATCTGCGAAGCCGCGGGCCGCCCGCACATGCGCTTCGTGCCGGTCAAGACCGCCGCGCAGCAAGGCCAGCTGGCCGTGCACCGGCTGCGCGAGGGCTTCAAGGAAGAACGCACCGCACTCATCAACCGCATCCGCGGCCTGCTCACCGAGTTCGGCCTGGTGTTCCCGCAAAGCCCCGAGGCGCTGCGCAAGGTGCTGGCCGAGGTGATCGAAGACGGGGCCAATGAGTTGCCCGGCGTGGCCCGCCTGGCGCTGCAGCGCGCGCACCTGCACTGGATCGACATCGACCTGCAGATGGCCTGGTGCGACGAGCGCATCGCCAGCCACGTGCGGTCCGATGACCGTGCCAAGGCAGCGGCCACCTTGCAGGGCATCGGCCCGGTCACCGCCTCGGCCCTGGTGGCCAGCGTGGGCGACTTCAGCCAGTTCGACAACGCCCGCCAGTTCGGTGCCTGGCTCGGCCTGGTGCCCAGCCAGAACTCCACCGGCGGCAAGGCCTGCCTCGGGCGCATCACCAAGCGCGGCGACGACTACCTGCGCACCCTGCTGATCCAGGGCGCCAAGTCCGCCGTGATGAGTGCCGGCAAACGCACCGATCGCATCAGCCTGTGGTTGGTGCAACTCAAGGAGCGCGTGGGCTGGCAAAAGGCTGTCGTCGCGCTGGCCAACAAGAATGCCCGCATTCTGTGGGCCGTTCTGACGCGTGGCGTGGCGTTCAACCCCGACCACATCCCCGAACCACCCGCGGCACGCTGCTGTCTCCGACCCCAGCCCGCGGCCTGA
- a CDS encoding 3',5'-nucleoside bisphosphate phosphatase: MHLLNADLHSHSTASDGSLSPSELARRAHAGGVQLWALTDHDELAGQAEAAAEARRLGMVYIPGVEVSVTFAGETVHILGLDVDPAHPALVQGLHELRAGREGRARAMGESLARAGIPGAYEGALAYAENPELVSRTHFARFLVDHGHCSSVHEVFQRYLKEGKPGFVEHRWAGLGEALGWIRAAGGVAAIAHPARYRFSPTAEYALFSEFKEHGGQGVEVTCASHFPDEVAKYADMAREFGLLASRGSDFHAPGESRVEPGSLPDLPGKVTPIWSLWQDRLPAQRAPAPLCDA, translated from the coding sequence GTGCACCTTTTGAACGCCGACCTCCACAGCCACTCGACCGCGTCGGATGGCAGCCTCAGCCCCAGCGAACTGGCGCGGCGTGCCCACGCGGGCGGGGTGCAGCTGTGGGCCCTGACCGACCACGACGAGCTGGCCGGCCAGGCCGAAGCCGCCGCCGAGGCGCGGCGCCTGGGCATGGTCTACATCCCCGGCGTCGAGGTGTCCGTCACCTTTGCCGGTGAAACCGTGCACATCCTGGGCCTGGACGTGGACCCCGCGCACCCGGCCCTGGTGCAAGGCCTGCACGAGTTGCGCGCCGGCCGCGAAGGCCGCGCCCGCGCCATGGGCGAGAGCCTGGCCCGCGCCGGCATTCCCGGTGCGTACGAAGGCGCCCTGGCCTACGCCGAGAACCCGGAGTTGGTCTCGCGCACCCACTTCGCCCGCTTCCTGGTGGACCACGGCCACTGCAGCAGCGTGCACGAGGTCTTCCAGCGCTACCTGAAGGAAGGCAAGCCCGGCTTCGTGGAACACCGCTGGGCCGGCCTGGGCGAGGCGCTGGGCTGGATCCGCGCCGCGGGTGGCGTGGCGGCCATCGCCCATCCGGCGCGCTACCGCTTCAGCCCCACGGCCGAATACGCCCTGTTCTCCGAGTTCAAGGAACACGGCGGCCAGGGGGTGGAAGTGACCTGCGCCAGCCACTTCCCCGACGAAGTGGCCAAGTACGCCGACATGGCCCGCGAATTCGGCCTGCTGGCCTCGCGCGGCAGCGACTTCCACGCCCCCGGCGAAAGCCGCGTGGAGCCTGGCAGCCTGCCCGACCTGCCCGGCAAAGTCACCCCCATCTGGAGCCTGTGGCAGGACCGCCTGCCCGCCCAACGCGCCCCGGCGCCACTGTGCGACGCCTGA
- a CDS encoding DUF2971 domain-containing protein, with translation MRVYDLTGAQYGISNIALRRIKISRFAELNDPFELLAVNLADKTKRAAFKRVKDELNQSKGLICFSRNWKNPVLWGHYAEKHSGIALGFDIPDSYLATVIYAKSLLNVDLHLSKGRPPRELVDRLIRTKFHDWKYENEVRLFVELDHDSVEAGKYFMPFSDNINLREVILGPKCDLPLQGVQELLAKRASDAKVIQARIAFIRFEVLENQAATKADAS, from the coding sequence ATGCGCGTCTACGACCTTACTGGTGCTCAATACGGAATCAGCAACATTGCGCTGCGACGGATAAAGATTTCGCGGTTTGCTGAGTTGAATGACCCATTTGAACTGCTCGCCGTCAACCTGGCCGACAAGACAAAGCGAGCCGCATTCAAGCGGGTCAAGGATGAACTGAACCAATCCAAAGGCCTGATTTGTTTCAGCCGAAATTGGAAGAACCCTGTTCTGTGGGGACACTACGCAGAAAAGCACAGTGGCATCGCGTTAGGTTTCGACATACCTGACTCCTACCTTGCCACCGTTATCTACGCCAAAAGCCTACTCAACGTTGATCTTCATCTGAGCAAAGGCCGTCCACCACGAGAACTCGTGGACAGGCTCATCCGAACGAAGTTCCACGATTGGAAGTATGAAAACGAAGTTCGCCTTTTCGTCGAACTAGATCATGATTCGGTCGAGGCTGGAAAATACTTCATGCCATTCTCGGACAACATCAATCTTCGGGAGGTAATACTGGGCCCCAAGTGCGATCTACCTCTTCAGGGTGTTCAGGAGTTGCTGGCAAAACGAGCATCAGATGCTAAGGTCATCCAGGCGCGAATCGCCTTCATTCGCTTTGAGGTGCTTGAGAACCAAGCAGCAACAAAGGCAGATGCATCTTGA
- a CDS encoding SDR family NAD(P)-dependent oxidoreductase: protein MSRTPTVLTIITGHSRGLGEALARQCLQAGHLVIGIARHRHTGLDAEALRDDTPFQQWEHDLAEPQAAGWALLEWLQAQPADRFGRATLINNAGVLAPPRPLADSDPGDTARVLRVGLEAAMTLTGLFLRGTQGWSARRQVLNVSSGLGRRAMAGSAAYCAAKAGLDHFTRAVALEQAALPNGARLVSLAPGVVDTDMQQQLRGADPAAFPDQGRFQALWDQGQLATPEATARQLLARLERPDFGSEPIGDVREG, encoded by the coding sequence ATGAGCCGCACACCCACCGTCCTCACCATCATCACCGGCCATTCGCGCGGCCTGGGCGAGGCGCTGGCCCGCCAGTGCCTGCAGGCCGGCCATCTGGTCATCGGCATTGCACGCCACCGCCACACCGGGCTGGACGCCGAGGCCCTGCGCGACGACACCCCCTTCCAGCAGTGGGAACACGACCTGGCCGAACCGCAGGCCGCCGGCTGGGCCCTGCTGGAGTGGCTGCAGGCCCAGCCCGCGGATCGCTTCGGCCGCGCCACGCTGATCAACAACGCCGGCGTGCTGGCCCCGCCCCGGCCCCTGGCCGACAGCGACCCCGGCGACACCGCGCGCGTGCTGCGGGTGGGGCTGGAGGCGGCCATGACGCTGACGGGCCTGTTCCTGCGCGGCACCCAGGGCTGGAGCGCCCGGCGCCAGGTGCTCAACGTGTCCTCCGGCCTGGGCCGGCGCGCCATGGCCGGCAGTGCCGCCTACTGCGCCGCCAAGGCCGGGCTGGACCACTTCACCCGCGCGGTCGCGCTGGAACAGGCCGCCCTGCCCAACGGCGCACGGCTGGTCTCCCTGGCGCCCGGGGTGGTGGACACCGACATGCAGCAGCAGCTGCGCGGGGCCGACCCCGCCGCCTTCCCCGACCAGGGCCGCTTCCAGGCCCTGTGGGACCAGGGGCAGCTGGCCACGCCCGAGGCCACCGCCCGCCAGCTGCTGGCCCGGCTGGAGCGGCCCGACTTCGGCAGCGAGCCCATCGGCGATGTGCGGGAAGGCTGA
- a CDS encoding methyl-accepting chemotaxis protein, whose translation MKFSARLTLSTVAPALLFSTALVVSLAGLFRVEHTYAGLLAREERLAAGASSLYAEGLQMGQALRNIVLDPADTKAQDNLKKAAENFEQRYQEMRPLAQGTPIEPMLAEVGTLRAQHREVQQAVLAALAADPASAVSTLKQKETPAWRALRAKVMDLGKQAQDMLAASDSAAQATAAQAKAWAMGLAVLAIAVAVVSLLLARRTMCQTLGGEPEDAGRLLRNIAEGDLTQQIPAAACEGSLLSELARTQGSLRRLVGEVRQLADGILTASGEVAAGSLDLSSRTEQAASHLQETAASMAQISGSVQQGVASAAEAKRLAGSASDVAQRGGSAVRNVVQAMDEISAQSRKIGDITGVIDGIAFQTNILALNAAVEAARAGEAGRGFAVVASEVRALAQRSAEAAREIKGLIATSVERIESGAGLVGEAGSTIEQVVTQVAQVDCLLAEISHATAEQSTGVSQVGEAVQGLDTMTQQNAALVEESSAAAATLRSQAEALRSAVEVFRLPA comes from the coding sequence ATGAAATTCAGCGCCCGTCTGACCCTTTCCACGGTGGCGCCCGCGCTCCTGTTCTCGACCGCGCTGGTCGTGTCGCTGGCCGGTCTGTTCCGGGTGGAGCACACCTATGCCGGTCTGCTGGCCCGCGAGGAGCGTCTGGCCGCCGGGGCTTCCTCTCTGTACGCCGAGGGCCTGCAGATGGGTCAGGCCCTGCGCAACATCGTGCTGGACCCGGCCGACACCAAGGCCCAGGACAACCTGAAGAAGGCGGCCGAGAACTTCGAGCAGCGCTACCAGGAGATGCGTCCGCTGGCCCAGGGCACTCCGATCGAGCCGATGCTGGCCGAGGTGGGCACGCTGCGCGCCCAGCACCGCGAGGTGCAGCAGGCCGTGCTGGCCGCCCTGGCGGCCGACCCCGCCAGCGCCGTCTCGACCCTCAAGCAGAAGGAAACCCCGGCCTGGCGCGCCCTGCGGGCCAAGGTGATGGACCTGGGCAAGCAGGCGCAGGACATGCTGGCCGCCTCCGACAGCGCGGCGCAGGCCACCGCGGCCCAGGCCAAAGCCTGGGCGATGGGGCTGGCCGTGCTGGCCATCGCGGTGGCGGTGGTCTCGCTGCTGCTGGCCCGGCGCACCATGTGCCAGACCCTGGGCGGCGAGCCCGAGGATGCGGGCCGGCTGCTGCGCAACATCGCCGAAGGCGATCTGACCCAGCAGATTCCCGCTGCGGCCTGCGAAGGCAGCCTGCTGTCCGAACTGGCCCGCACCCAGGGCAGCCTGCGTCGGCTGGTGGGCGAGGTGCGCCAGCTGGCCGATGGCATCCTGACCGCCAGTGGCGAGGTGGCTGCGGGCAGCCTGGATCTGTCTTCGCGCACCGAGCAGGCGGCCAGCCACCTGCAGGAGACGGCGGCCTCGATGGCGCAGATCTCCGGCTCCGTCCAGCAGGGCGTGGCCTCGGCCGCCGAGGCCAAGCGCCTGGCCGGCTCGGCCTCCGACGTGGCGCAGCGTGGCGGCTCGGCTGTGCGCAACGTGGTGCAGGCCATGGACGAGATCTCCGCCCAGTCGCGCAAGATCGGCGACATCACCGGGGTGATCGACGGCATCGCCTTCCAGACCAACATCCTGGCCCTGAATGCGGCGGTCGAGGCGGCCCGTGCCGGCGAGGCCGGGCGCGGCTTCGCGGTGGTGGCCAGCGAGGTGCGGGCCCTGGCCCAGCGCAGCGCCGAAGCCGCCCGCGAGATCAAGGGCCTGATCGCCACCAGCGTCGAGCGCATCGAGAGCGGTGCCGGCCTGGTGGGCGAGGCCGGCAGCACCATCGAGCAGGTGGTGACCCAGGTGGCCCAGGTGGACTGCCTGCTGGCCGAGATTTCCCACGCCACCGCCGAGCAGAGCACCGGCGTGAGCCAGGTGGGCGAGGCGGTGCAGGGCCTGGACACCATGACCCAGCAGAACGCGGCGCTGGTGGAGGAATCCAGCGCGGCCGCGGCGACGCTGCGCAGCCAGGCCGAGGCCCTGCGCTCGGCGGTGGAAGTCTTCCGTCTGCCCGCCTGA
- a CDS encoding aspartyl/asparaginyl beta-hydroxylase domain-containing protein encodes MLKWSIPAIFLASILVVHLRGRVRHSFWKQVFDHSGLLAPVNVFLYATSAVPNKPYLPVSTFPELDLLIQNFDTIKAEGLALMEATKLRRPDQNDDAGFNSFAKSGWKRFYLKWYDDAHPSAKRLCPKTTELLQQIPSIKAAMFTELPPGATLSPHRDPYAGSLRYHLGIATPNSDNCFIDVDGQRYSWRDGEGVIFDESFIHHVENNTDQNRLIFFADIERPQRWGFARAFNHWFGRHIVAAAASPNEQGDKTGLVNRLFIISAVMGQWRRRFKNWNRTVYQLTKLALVAAIVAWLVWG; translated from the coding sequence CTGCTCAAGTGGTCGATCCCCGCCATCTTTTTGGCCTCCATCCTGGTGGTGCACCTGCGCGGCCGGGTGCGCCACAGCTTCTGGAAGCAGGTGTTCGACCATTCCGGCCTGCTGGCCCCGGTGAACGTCTTCCTGTACGCCACCTCGGCGGTTCCCAACAAGCCCTACCTGCCGGTCAGCACCTTTCCCGAGCTGGACCTGCTGATCCAGAACTTCGACACGATCAAGGCCGAGGGCTTGGCCCTGATGGAGGCCACCAAGCTGCGCCGCCCCGACCAGAACGACGACGCCGGCTTCAACTCCTTCGCCAAGTCGGGCTGGAAGCGCTTCTACCTGAAGTGGTACGACGACGCCCACCCGTCGGCCAAGCGCCTGTGCCCCAAGACCACCGAGTTGCTGCAGCAGATCCCGTCGATCAAGGCGGCCATGTTCACCGAGCTGCCGCCCGGCGCCACGCTGAGCCCGCACCGCGACCCCTATGCCGGCTCGCTGCGCTACCACCTGGGCATCGCCACGCCCAACAGCGACAACTGCTTCATCGACGTGGACGGCCAGCGTTACAGCTGGCGTGACGGCGAGGGCGTGATCTTCGACGAGAGCTTCATCCACCACGTCGAGAACAACACCGACCAGAACCGGCTGATCTTCTTCGCCGACATCGAGCGTCCGCAGCGTTGGGGCTTTGCCCGCGCCTTCAACCACTGGTTCGGCCGCCACATCGTCGCCGCCGCAGCCTCGCCCAACGAACAGGGCGACAAGACCGGCCTGGTGAACCGCCTGTTCATCATCTCGGCAGTGATGGGCCAGTGGCGCCGCCGCTTCAAGAACTGGAACCGCACGGTCTACCAGCTGACCAAGCTGGCCCTGGTGGCGGCCATCGTCGCCTGGCTGGTCTGGGGCTGA
- a CDS encoding L-threonylcarbamoyladenylate synthase, with protein MAQYFEIHPETPQPRLIKQAVQLIQKGGVLAVPTDTSYALVCHLDDKNAVDQVRRIRQMDDKHLLTLLCRDLSELSTYAMVDNRQFRLVKLGSPGAFTFILEATKEVPRRLSHPSRRTIGLRVPDHPVMQALLEELGQPVLATTFIPPGETDALNDPDEIRARFEKQLAGVISAPGCPGQPSTIIDLTGDEPTVVRPGRGDPAKLGL; from the coding sequence ATGGCCCAGTATTTCGAAATCCACCCTGAAACCCCGCAGCCCCGCCTGATCAAGCAGGCCGTGCAGCTCATCCAGAAGGGCGGCGTGCTGGCGGTGCCCACCGACACCAGCTACGCCCTCGTCTGCCACCTGGACGACAAGAACGCCGTGGACCAGGTGCGCCGCATCCGGCAGATGGACGACAAGCACCTGCTGACCCTGCTGTGCCGCGACCTGTCCGAGCTGTCCACCTACGCCATGGTGGACAACCGCCAGTTCCGCCTGGTCAAACTGGGCTCGCCCGGCGCCTTCACCTTCATCCTGGAGGCCACCAAGGAAGTGCCCCGCCGGCTCTCGCACCCCTCGCGCCGCACCATCGGCCTGCGCGTGCCCGACCACCCGGTGATGCAGGCCCTGCTGGAAGAACTGGGCCAGCCCGTGCTGGCCACCACCTTCATCCCCCCCGGCGAAACCGACGCGCTGAACGACCCGGACGAGATTCGCGCCCGGTTTGAAAAACAACTTGCTGGCGTCATCAGCGCCCCCGGCTGCCCGGGCCAACCCTCCACCATCATCGACCTGACCGGCGACGAGCCGACCGTGGTGCGCCCAGGACGCGGCGACCCGGCGAAACTGGGTTTGTGA
- a CDS encoding DUF2238 domain-containing protein: MTALSPSPDAAAHPSRHNAWLLLPVALALLVSGWQPYDRATWWLEVAPVLIAAPVLVASHRRFPLTPLLATLIAVHALILIYGGAYTYARVPLGYWMQSLWDGSRNPYDRIGHLAQGFVPALVAREILVRRGLQAGPWLLSFLCLCVAEAISAWYELIEWGAAVALQQGADAFLGSQGDPWDTQEDMACAGLGALLALTLLRRWHDRQLTAIKVTTPRRAG; encoded by the coding sequence ATGACCGCCCTGTCCCCGTCCCCAGACGCCGCCGCACACCCGTCCCGCCACAACGCCTGGCTGCTGCTGCCGGTGGCCCTGGCCCTGCTGGTCTCGGGCTGGCAGCCCTACGACCGCGCCACCTGGTGGCTGGAAGTGGCCCCGGTGCTGATCGCCGCGCCGGTGCTCGTCGCCTCCCACCGGCGCTTTCCGCTCACCCCGCTGCTGGCCACGCTGATCGCGGTGCATGCGCTGATCCTGATCTACGGCGGCGCCTACACCTACGCCCGCGTGCCGCTGGGCTACTGGATGCAGTCGCTGTGGGACGGCAGCCGCAACCCCTACGACCGCATCGGCCACCTGGCCCAGGGCTTCGTGCCGGCCCTGGTGGCCCGGGAGATCCTGGTGCGCCGCGGGCTGCAGGCCGGCCCCTGGCTGCTGAGTTTCCTGTGCCTGTGCGTGGCCGAAGCCATCAGCGCCTGGTACGAGCTGATCGAATGGGGCGCGGCCGTGGCCCTGCAACAGGGGGCGGACGCCTTTCTCGGCTCCCAGGGCGACCCCTGGGACACCCAGGAAGACATGGCCTGCGCCGGCCTGGGCGCCCTGCTGGCCCTGACCCTGCTGCGGCGCTGGCACGACCGACAGTTGACCGCCATCAAGGTCACCACCCCACGCCGTGCAGGCTGA
- a CDS encoding HAD family hydrolase encodes MFSAAVFDMDGLLIDSERAIRDAWQSAAQERGITISTSQYTSVVGRASAEADAQLASFLGGEKALEEIRQVVISKLRVFPAKPGATELLTGLRKREIPCAIASSSSTTEIKQRLEAVGLAEYFHSFAGGNEVPKGKPDPSVYLLAALRLGISPEKCLAFEDSQNGIKSAVSAGMQVVAVPDLIKPDTSNCLIELDSLNHAVQHIEAWFPNAKTST; translated from the coding sequence ATGTTCAGCGCTGCGGTATTCGATATGGACGGTCTTTTAATTGACTCCGAGCGAGCGATAAGAGATGCATGGCAATCCGCAGCTCAGGAACGTGGAATTACCATTTCCACTTCGCAATACACTTCTGTCGTTGGGCGAGCCTCGGCAGAAGCCGATGCCCAACTTGCATCATTTCTTGGTGGGGAAAAAGCCCTTGAAGAAATTCGCCAAGTTGTCATTTCCAAACTGAGAGTTTTCCCTGCCAAACCAGGCGCAACAGAACTTCTAACTGGTTTAAGAAAACGTGAAATTCCTTGTGCAATTGCATCATCAAGCAGCACCACTGAAATCAAACAGCGGCTTGAAGCCGTTGGTCTAGCGGAGTATTTCCATTCCTTTGCAGGTGGAAATGAAGTTCCAAAAGGCAAACCCGACCCATCTGTATATCTACTCGCAGCACTGCGGTTAGGCATTTCTCCTGAAAAATGTCTGGCGTTTGAAGATAGTCAGAACGGGATAAAATCAGCCGTGTCAGCAGGAATGCAGGTTGTAGCAGTGCCCGACCTTATAAAACCAGACACTTCTAATTGTTTAATAGAACTTGACTCACTTAATCACGCTGTCCAGCACATTGAAGCATGGTTTCCAAATGCAAAAACAAGCACCTAA
- a CDS encoding glutamine synthetase family protein → MFALPRPATQQLRDALAGEPVRLVECVLGDFTSVARGKLVHADDFVGMGGCRLPSVVMGLTLTSGEPEAVFGPLLPDTYDDMQLVPDLRTLAPRPGRPSERTVICEPTGALRTAAGPVDASAWSPRAALRRVLARYAEAGLQAQVAPELEMFLLTRDAADGSLKAPAGHAAAPTRERACEVASLERLTHFEAYFDDLYAACDALGIPVNGHAHESALSQYEVNFRHGEPLAMADAVFRFKRLAREIAARHGFLCSFAPKPFLGEPGTGMHWHFSVQRRGAQWPHLFAEPDGRDSAALGHFVAGLQAEAAGAMAFFAPHDMSYVRIALSNASPSHASWGPEERSLAFRIPASGASSRRVENRLPGGDANPYLTVALTLGLGLHGLKNGLAPQAGAGDDVALPRDLPTALDALERSTVLRELLGAPLLETYVAIKRHEHAERAALADPRAAWDLTHLLELA, encoded by the coding sequence ATGTTTGCACTGCCCCGTCCCGCCACCCAGCAACTGCGCGATGCCCTGGCCGGTGAACCCGTCCGCCTGGTCGAATGCGTGCTGGGCGATTTCACCTCCGTGGCCCGGGGCAAGCTGGTGCACGCCGACGACTTCGTCGGCATGGGCGGCTGCCGTCTGCCCTCGGTCGTCATGGGCCTGACGCTGACCTCTGGCGAGCCCGAGGCGGTCTTCGGCCCGCTGCTGCCCGACACCTACGACGACATGCAGCTGGTGCCCGACCTGCGCACCCTGGCCCCGCGGCCGGGCCGGCCGTCCGAGCGCACCGTCATCTGCGAGCCCACCGGCGCCCTGCGCACGGCCGCCGGTCCGGTGGATGCCTCTGCCTGGTCGCCCCGGGCCGCGCTGCGCCGGGTGCTGGCCCGCTATGCCGAGGCCGGCCTGCAGGCCCAGGTGGCGCCCGAGCTGGAGATGTTCCTGCTGACCCGCGACGCGGCCGATGGCAGCCTGAAGGCGCCGGCCGGCCATGCCGCCGCGCCCACCCGCGAGCGCGCCTGCGAGGTGGCCTCGCTGGAGCGGCTGACCCACTTCGAGGCCTATTTCGACGATCTGTACGCGGCCTGCGATGCGCTGGGCATCCCGGTCAACGGCCATGCCCACGAGTCGGCCCTGTCGCAGTACGAGGTCAATTTCCGCCATGGCGAGCCGCTGGCCATGGCCGATGCGGTGTTCCGCTTCAAGCGCCTGGCCCGCGAGATCGCTGCGCGCCATGGCTTCCTGTGCAGCTTCGCACCCAAGCCCTTCCTGGGCGAGCCGGGCACCGGCATGCACTGGCACTTCAGCGTGCAGCGCCGGGGCGCCCAGTGGCCGCACCTGTTCGCCGAGCCCGATGGCCGCGACAGTGCCGCGCTGGGCCACTTCGTGGCGGGCCTGCAGGCCGAGGCGGCGGGGGCCATGGCCTTCTTCGCCCCGCACGACATGTCCTATGTGCGCATCGCGCTGAGCAATGCCTCGCCCTCGCACGCCAGCTGGGGCCCGGAGGAGCGCTCACTGGCCTTCCGCATCCCGGCGTCCGGCGCCTCCAGCCGCCGGGTGGAAAACCGCCTGCCGGGGGGCGATGCCAACCCCTACCTGACCGTGGCCCTGACGCTGGGCCTGGGCCTGCATGGCCTGAAGAACGGCCTGGCGCCGCAGGCCGGCGCGGGGGACGATGTGGCCTTGCCGCGCGATCTGCCGACCGCCCTCGACGCACTGGAGCGCAGCACCGTGCTGCGCGAGCTGCTGGGGGCGCCGTTGCTGGAGACCTACGTGGCCATCAAGCGCCACGAACATGCCGAGCGTGCCGCCCTGGCCGACCCGCGGGCCGCCTGGGACCTGACCCACCTGCTGGAACTGGCCTGA
- a CDS encoding RluA family pseudouridine synthase yields the protein MPDDALPLVHVDDDLVVIDKPAGLLSVPGRGPDKADCAASRVQARFADALVVHRLDMGTSGLLVFGRGPAAQRALSMAFEQRLTSKRYQALVAGWPAQAEGRIDLPLICDWPNRPRQMVSHTVGKPSLTLWQRLEAHALGARLALEPITGRSHQLRVHLQAIGHPILGDELYAPPEVQAAAPRLMLHAERLTLPHPRSGEPLVLHAPVPF from the coding sequence ATGCCCGACGACGCCCTGCCCCTGGTCCATGTGGACGACGACCTGGTGGTGATCGACAAGCCCGCGGGCCTGTTGTCGGTGCCCGGCCGCGGACCGGACAAGGCCGACTGCGCGGCCTCGCGCGTGCAGGCCCGCTTTGCAGACGCGCTGGTGGTGCACCGCCTGGACATGGGCACCTCGGGCCTGCTGGTGTTCGGCCGCGGCCCGGCGGCGCAGCGGGCCCTGTCGATGGCCTTCGAGCAGCGCCTGACGAGCAAGCGCTACCAGGCCCTGGTGGCCGGCTGGCCGGCGCAGGCCGAAGGCCGCATCGACCTGCCGCTGATCTGCGACTGGCCCAACCGGCCCCGTCAGATGGTGAGCCACACGGTGGGCAAGCCCTCGCTGACACTGTGGCAGCGCCTGGAGGCCCATGCCCTGGGCGCCCGGCTGGCCCTGGAACCCATCACCGGCCGCTCACATCAGTTGCGGGTGCACCTGCAGGCCATCGGCCACCCCATCCTGGGTGACGAGCTCTATGCCCCGCCCGAGGTGCAGGCCGCCGCCCCGCGATTGATGCTGCATGCCGAGCGGCTCACGCTGCCGCACCCGCGCAGCGGTGAGCCGCTGGTGCTGCACGCGCCGGTGCCGTTCTGA